The following proteins come from a genomic window of Achromobacter sp. AONIH1:
- a CDS encoding JAB domain-containing protein yields the protein MSLVINDSCVEPRFAPASQSDDWIIRQAIALLEQRVFKKGPALNQPAVVKDYLRLKLAAEPNEIFAVVFLNSMHVVLAYEPMFKGTVHSTTVHARPIVQRALELNAAAVIFSHQHPSGCTEPSSADRALTQTLRAALSLIDVRVLDHLIVGQGTPYSFAESGLL from the coding sequence ATGTCTCTCGTCATCAACGACTCCTGCGTGGAGCCACGTTTTGCCCCAGCGTCCCAATCCGATGACTGGATCATCCGGCAAGCCATCGCGTTGCTGGAGCAGCGGGTCTTCAAGAAGGGGCCAGCCCTGAATCAGCCAGCCGTCGTCAAGGACTATCTGCGCCTGAAACTGGCCGCCGAGCCGAACGAAATCTTCGCCGTCGTGTTTCTCAACAGCATGCACGTGGTGCTGGCCTATGAGCCGATGTTCAAGGGTACGGTCCATTCGACCACGGTGCATGCGCGCCCAATCGTGCAGCGCGCCCTGGAACTTAACGCCGCTGCGGTCATTTTTTCGCACCAACACCCTTCGGGCTGCACGGAGCCGTCAAGCGCGGACCGCGCTTTGACCCAAACGCTGAGGGCCGCGTTGTCGCTGATCGACGTGAGGGTGCTGGATCACCTCATCGTCGGCCAGGGCACGCCGTACTCGTTCGCGGAATCCGGCCTGCTGTAG
- a CDS encoding TIGR03752 family integrating conjugative element protein: MRSNGLLKWLMIPVALLVLFVAIRLFSGGSTSAPPAADAGSKLTPEEMKALGIEGDTPRDTVATLVAQVKQLRTELQTALTDNKSQREENQRLRQRENSIDQRINSALESERSNLRRDQEQAASARQQTEGLLADLQRRLDSIGGRGGGHADLPVGLGLRDGDEAGMEGGMRWIEPDDAKKAEGRNGSRGTGSGMSFPTSFGPAQSTLETTAETVANAGARAAGVKSAKPVYTVPTNSTLMGSVAMTALIGRVPIDGTVNDPYPFKVLVGPDNLTANGIDIPDVAGAVFSGTASGDWTLSCVRGQVRSITFVFHDGTIRTIPEDRDGNQQNNQQRDGLGWISDPYGIPCVSGERRSNAQQYLGSQALITAAGAGVASLIDSDSGQMSYVGADGSIGSVGISGNEAVGRILAGGVRDMADWVNKLYGQAFAAVYVQPGAKVAVHLEKPLAIDFDPEGRKVDHRAGESHALELE, translated from the coding sequence ATGCGCAGTAACGGCTTGCTCAAGTGGCTGATGATCCCAGTCGCCTTGCTGGTGCTGTTCGTCGCCATCCGGCTGTTCTCCGGCGGAAGCACGTCGGCACCGCCCGCCGCGGATGCCGGCTCCAAGCTCACGCCCGAGGAAATGAAGGCGTTGGGCATCGAAGGCGATACCCCTCGCGACACCGTTGCAACCCTGGTGGCCCAGGTGAAACAGTTGCGCACCGAGCTTCAGACCGCGCTGACCGACAACAAGTCGCAGCGCGAGGAAAACCAGCGGCTGCGCCAGCGCGAGAACTCCATCGATCAGCGCATCAATTCGGCCCTCGAATCCGAACGCTCGAACCTTCGCCGCGACCAGGAACAGGCGGCCAGCGCGCGCCAGCAGACCGAGGGGCTGCTCGCCGACCTGCAGCGGCGCCTGGACAGCATCGGCGGGCGCGGCGGCGGCCATGCCGATCTGCCCGTGGGCCTGGGGCTGCGCGATGGCGACGAGGCCGGCATGGAAGGCGGCATGCGCTGGATCGAGCCGGACGACGCGAAGAAGGCCGAGGGCCGCAACGGCAGTCGTGGCACGGGCAGCGGCATGAGCTTCCCGACGAGCTTCGGCCCGGCGCAAAGCACGCTGGAAACGACCGCGGAAACCGTGGCGAACGCCGGCGCACGTGCGGCAGGCGTCAAGAGCGCCAAGCCGGTCTATACCGTGCCAACCAACTCGACGCTGATGGGGTCGGTCGCGATGACGGCGCTGATCGGTCGTGTGCCGATCGACGGGACGGTGAACGATCCGTACCCCTTCAAGGTACTGGTCGGGCCGGACAACCTGACCGCCAATGGCATCGACATTCCCGACGTGGCCGGCGCTGTGTTCAGCGGAACCGCATCGGGCGACTGGACGCTTTCGTGCGTGCGCGGTCAGGTGCGCAGCATCACCTTCGTTTTCCACGACGGCACGATCCGCACCATCCCCGAAGACCGCGACGGCAACCAGCAGAACAACCAGCAGCGCGACGGCCTGGGCTGGATCAGCGATCCCTATGGCATCCCTTGCGTCAGCGGCGAGCGGCGCAGCAACGCCCAGCAGTACCTCGGCTCGCAGGCCCTGATCACCGCGGCCGGCGCCGGCGTGGCCTCGCTGATCGACAGCGACAGCGGCCAGATGTCCTACGTCGGCGCAGACGGCTCCATCGGCAGCGTCGGCATCTCGGGCAACGAGGCCGTGGGCCGCATCCTGGCCGGTGGCGTGCGCGACATGGCGGACTGGGTGAACAAGCTGTACGGGCAGGCGTTCGCGGCCGTCTATGTCCAGCCTGGCGCGAAGGTCGCCGTCCACCTCGAAAAGCCGCTCGCCATCGACTTCGATCCCGAAGGCCGCAAGGTCGATCACCGCGCAGGAGAAAGCCATGCTCTCGAACTTGAATAG
- a CDS encoding TIGR03749 family integrating conjugative element protein translates to MKHPVLVLLGLLAVAAAPVSHAVEILRWERMPLAVPLKVGQERIVFIDRNVRVGVPAGVGERLRVQSAGGAVYLRASEPIEPTRLQLQDADTGALILLDIAAEPPKDGEAELEPVRIVEGSSTPARYGDLAGGADEATARAQDQAGTRVTRRETPVPVVLTRFAAQNLYAPLRTVEPLPGVMRVNLRRDLDLGTLMPTLPLRAIALASWRLEDQWVTAVRLTNSSSGWVTLDPRVLQGDFLTATFQHEALGPRGTPEDTTVLYLVTRGHGLAQSLLPAIHRFDPVVHLPQPEAVADDGKEARHAQ, encoded by the coding sequence ATGAAGCATCCTGTACTCGTGCTGCTGGGGCTGCTGGCCGTGGCCGCGGCACCCGTCTCCCATGCTGTGGAGATTCTGCGGTGGGAACGCATGCCGCTCGCGGTGCCGCTGAAGGTGGGCCAGGAGCGCATCGTGTTCATCGACCGGAACGTCCGCGTGGGCGTACCCGCAGGCGTGGGCGAACGCCTGCGCGTGCAGAGCGCAGGCGGCGCGGTGTACCTGCGCGCCAGCGAACCGATCGAGCCCACGCGGCTGCAATTGCAGGACGCCGACACGGGCGCGCTGATCCTGCTCGACATTGCGGCCGAGCCGCCCAAGGACGGCGAAGCCGAGCTGGAGCCGGTGCGCATCGTCGAGGGCAGCAGCACCCCTGCGCGCTACGGCGATCTGGCAGGCGGTGCCGATGAGGCCACGGCACGCGCCCAGGACCAGGCAGGTACGCGGGTGACCCGGCGCGAAACCCCGGTTCCGGTCGTCCTGACGCGCTTCGCCGCACAGAACCTCTACGCGCCGCTGCGCACCGTGGAGCCGCTGCCTGGCGTCATGCGGGTGAACCTGCGTCGTGACCTCGACCTCGGCACGCTGATGCCGACGCTGCCCCTGCGCGCGATCGCACTCGCGTCGTGGCGTCTGGAAGACCAGTGGGTCACTGCCGTGCGCCTGACAAACAGCAGCAGCGGCTGGGTCACGCTCGACCCGCGCGTGCTGCAAGGCGATTTCCTCACCGCTACCTTCCAGCACGAAGCGCTCGGCCCTCGCGGTACGCCCGAGGACACGACCGTCCTGTACCTGGTGACGCGCGGGCACGGCCTCGCGCAATCGCTGCTGCCGGCGATCCACCGCTTCGACCCGGTCGTGCATCTGCCGCAGCCGGAAGCGGTAGCCGACGACGGCAAGGAGGCCCGCCATGCGCAGTAA
- a CDS encoding PFL_4703 family integrating conjugative element protein, giving the protein MSRFKNEITHLQAHIKTLRLGAGALVIVALVMGGGWWSAPRDLTIHVPPDLRSGSTRKWWEVPPESVYAFTFYVFQTLNRWPTSGEEDYPRNLHTLSPYLTPSCQAFLRADYDYRRSTGELRQRVRGIYEIPGRGYGDDPTARVRVVSDRDWVVTLDITADEYYGAEQVKRALVRYPVKVTRVDVDPARNPFGLALDCYDGAPQRISAPEPTRPAPGGLSPQAPQGGNTP; this is encoded by the coding sequence ATGAGCCGTTTCAAGAACGAGATCACCCACCTGCAGGCGCACATCAAGACGCTTCGCCTGGGGGCTGGCGCGCTGGTCATCGTCGCCCTGGTCATGGGCGGTGGCTGGTGGAGCGCGCCGCGCGACCTGACCATCCACGTCCCGCCCGACCTGCGCTCCGGCAGTACCCGCAAGTGGTGGGAAGTGCCGCCCGAATCAGTCTATGCGTTCACGTTCTACGTGTTCCAGACCCTCAACCGCTGGCCGACGAGCGGCGAAGAGGACTACCCGCGCAACCTCCACACGCTCTCGCCGTACCTCACTCCGTCCTGCCAGGCATTCCTGCGCGCGGACTACGACTACCGCCGCAGCACGGGCGAGCTGCGCCAGCGCGTGCGCGGCATCTACGAAATCCCCGGGCGCGGCTACGGCGACGATCCCACGGCGCGCGTGCGCGTGGTCTCCGACCGCGACTGGGTGGTGACGCTCGACATCACCGCCGACGAGTACTACGGCGCCGAGCAGGTCAAGCGCGCGCTCGTGCGCTACCCGGTGAAGGTCACGCGGGTGGACGTCGATCCCGCCCGCAACCCGTTCGGCTTGGCGCTGGACTGCTACGACGGTGCGCCCCAGCGCATCAGCGCACCGGAGCCGACGCGCCCGGCGCCTGGCGGCCTGTCTCCGCAAGCGCCCCAAGGAGGAAACACCCCATGA
- a CDS encoding DsbA family protein, producing the protein MEQKRPSIPMQVQAFRRRRWRPRWPWVLAAVLVALLLIWLVSRTPGESSASSPAPASTAQVAGPPWQMGNPEGRFTLTLYADLECPFCREYFPQLKRWVGNNTDVALQWHHQPLAAHEPAASAEARLAECAAEAGGHAAFWQAVEWVYAHTRSDGQGLPDGLRYPETTSAIEQCMASERPNAAIRAQAAEATKSGVTATPSLRLLDRQTGQAILLQGPIEGDALLSAMDMLAAGDMASDAAASPATATSEMPADVVGDMPR; encoded by the coding sequence ATGGAACAGAAACGTCCTTCCATTCCGATGCAGGTCCAGGCGTTCCGCCGTCGCCGCTGGCGGCCTCGCTGGCCCTGGGTATTGGCTGCTGTGCTGGTCGCGCTGCTGCTGATCTGGCTGGTGTCCCGGACGCCCGGCGAATCCTCAGCCTCGTCGCCCGCGCCGGCCAGCACGGCGCAGGTCGCTGGGCCACCCTGGCAGATGGGCAACCCGGAAGGCCGCTTCACGCTGACGCTCTATGCCGACCTGGAATGCCCGTTCTGCCGGGAGTACTTCCCGCAGCTCAAGCGGTGGGTCGGCAACAACACCGACGTCGCACTGCAATGGCACCACCAGCCGCTGGCCGCACACGAGCCAGCCGCGTCGGCCGAGGCACGTCTGGCCGAGTGCGCCGCCGAAGCGGGCGGTCATGCGGCGTTCTGGCAGGCGGTCGAATGGGTCTATGCCCACACGCGCAGCGACGGCCAGGGCTTGCCCGATGGCTTGCGTTACCCCGAAACAACGTCGGCCATCGAGCAGTGCATGGCGAGCGAGCGGCCCAACGCGGCCATCCGCGCCCAGGCCGCAGAAGCCACCAAGAGCGGCGTGACCGCCACGCCGTCGCTGCGACTGCTCGATCGCCAGACGGGCCAGGCCATCCTGCTGCAGGGGCCGATCGAGGGCGATGCCTTGCTGTCGGCCATGGACATGCTGGCGGCCGGGGACATGGCCAGCGACGCGGCGGCTTCCCCCGCCACCGCCACATCCGAAATGCCTGCCGACGTTGTCGGCGACATGCCCAGGTAG
- a CDS encoding TIGR03751 family conjugal transfer lipoprotein, giving the protein MLSNLNRGLALALAVAVLGGCATSKEKLLPHGDSTMMDIWQQNAGDGGGSAGQAARRQLLDARQSLRRPLTEADVQAAPAEQMRYTRTARNEVYRQFHRLPNPDLVMYVYPHLAGSDPVPVPGYTTVFPLYQRVQYAMPGERVEDY; this is encoded by the coding sequence ATGCTCTCGAACTTGAATAGGGGCCTGGCGCTGGCCCTCGCCGTCGCGGTGCTCGGCGGCTGCGCCACCAGCAAGGAAAAGCTGCTGCCCCACGGCGACAGCACGATGATGGACATCTGGCAGCAGAACGCCGGCGACGGCGGCGGGAGCGCCGGCCAGGCGGCACGCCGGCAGCTGCTCGATGCCCGCCAGAGCCTGCGCCGGCCGTTGACCGAGGCCGACGTGCAGGCCGCGCCCGCCGAGCAGATGCGCTACACGCGCACCGCACGCAACGAGGTCTATCGCCAGTTCCACCGGCTGCCGAATCCCGATCTCGTCATGTACGTGTATCCACACTTGGCGGGCTCGGACCCTGTACCTGTGCCGGGCTACACGACGGTCTTCCCCCTGTACCAGCGCGTGCAGTACGCCATGCCGGGCGAGCGCGTGGAGGACTACTGA
- a CDS encoding TIGR03750 family conjugal transfer protein, producing MSEQQHVRADGTVTFLPHRLNRHPVVVRGLTADELWICCGLSGAAGLLVGAPLSWVFRTIAIAPTFVVLGVALGVFIGGGILRRLKRGRPDTWLYRQLQWRIATRHPLMAGWVGGHVLISRSGFWSTRRSVARGAR from the coding sequence ATGTCCGAGCAGCAGCACGTCCGTGCGGACGGGACGGTCACGTTCCTTCCGCACCGGCTCAACCGCCATCCGGTTGTCGTGCGCGGCCTCACCGCCGACGAACTGTGGATCTGCTGCGGCCTGTCCGGCGCCGCCGGCCTGCTGGTCGGTGCGCCGCTGTCCTGGGTGTTCCGCACGATCGCCATCGCGCCGACGTTCGTCGTCCTGGGCGTGGCCCTGGGCGTCTTCATCGGCGGCGGCATCCTGCGCCGGCTCAAGCGCGGGCGTCCCGACACCTGGCTGTACCGGCAACTGCAATGGCGCATCGCCACGCGCCATCCGCTGATGGCGGGATGGGTGGGCGGGCACGTGTTGATCTCGCGCTCCGGCTTCTGGTCCACCCGAAGGTCCGTTGCAAGGGGGGCACGATGA
- a CDS encoding conjugative transfer ATPase — MRWKLPWPKLAASSASDDEQPDGWQRHVDALRQAGIPEPGAAVQGRRPATVADEQALYDVAPSFAELLPWVEFLPQSKSMLLEDGQSVAAFYELVPLGTEGREPGWLAHARDALENALQDSFDELDENPWVLQLYAQDEPSFDQYMQTLRDYVQPRARDTAFTEFYLRFFGHHLRAVAKPGGLFEDTVVTRLRWRGQTRRVRMVIYRRATGQASRRGQTPEQMLNIVCDRLCGGLANAGIQARRMVAADVHDWLLRWFNPRPAMLGPSAEDRERFYALARYPDEAEDGEIELASGRDFSQRLFFGQPRSDVEHGTWYFDGMPHRVLITDRLRMPPGTGHLTGETRKGDAINTLFDQMPEDTLLCLTMVATPQDVLEADLNHLAKKAVGETLASEQTLKDVQEARSLIGSAHKLYRGTLAFYLRGRDEAELDRRGLDLANVMLNAGLQPVREDDEVAPLNSYLRWLPCCYNPGQDRRRWYTQLMFAQHIANVSPVWGRAQGTGHPGITMFNRGGGPITFDPLNRLDRQMNAHLFLFGPTGSGKSATLNNLLNQVTAIYRPRLFIVEAGNSFGLFSDFARRLGLTVNRVKLAPGSGISLAPFADARRLIETPSDVQTLDADALDEDLPPDASAMEADEQRDVLGELEITARLMITGGEDKEEARMTRADRSLIRQCILDAAEHCVAEKRTVLTRDVRNALRTRGQDPTLPEMRRVRLLEMADAMDMFCQGTDGEMFDRDGTPWPEADITLVDLATYAREGYNAQLSIAYISLISTVNNIAERDQYLGRPIINVTDEGHIITKNPLLAPYVVKITKMWRKLGAWFWLATQNIDDLPRAAEPMLNMIEWWICLSMPPDEVEKIARFRELSPAQKALMLSARKEAGKFTEGVILSKSMEVLFRAVPPSLYLALAQTEPEEKAERYQLMQQYGCTELEAAFKVAEKIDQARGIESPALELS, encoded by the coding sequence ATGCGCTGGAAACTTCCCTGGCCGAAGCTGGCCGCATCCAGCGCCAGCGACGACGAGCAGCCGGACGGTTGGCAGCGCCACGTCGATGCCTTGCGCCAGGCCGGCATCCCCGAACCTGGTGCAGCGGTACAGGGCCGCAGGCCGGCGACGGTAGCCGACGAGCAGGCGCTGTACGACGTCGCACCGTCGTTCGCGGAACTGCTGCCTTGGGTGGAGTTCCTGCCGCAGTCGAAGTCCATGCTGCTGGAGGATGGGCAGTCGGTCGCTGCCTTCTACGAGCTGGTGCCGCTGGGCACCGAGGGCCGGGAACCCGGCTGGCTCGCGCATGCCCGCGATGCCTTGGAAAACGCGCTCCAGGACTCGTTCGATGAGCTGGACGAAAACCCCTGGGTGCTCCAGCTCTACGCCCAGGACGAGCCCAGCTTCGACCAGTACATGCAGACCCTGCGCGACTACGTGCAGCCGCGCGCCCGCGATACCGCGTTCACCGAGTTCTACCTGCGCTTCTTCGGCCACCACCTACGCGCGGTCGCCAAGCCGGGCGGCCTGTTCGAGGACACGGTGGTCACGCGGCTGCGCTGGCGCGGCCAGACGCGGCGGGTGCGCATGGTGATCTATCGCCGTGCCACCGGGCAGGCAAGCCGCCGCGGCCAGACGCCCGAGCAGATGCTGAACATCGTTTGCGACCGCCTGTGCGGCGGCCTGGCGAACGCCGGCATCCAGGCACGGCGCATGGTCGCAGCCGACGTCCACGACTGGCTGCTGCGCTGGTTCAATCCGCGCCCGGCGATGCTCGGGCCGAGTGCAGAGGACCGGGAGCGCTTCTACGCGCTGGCGCGCTACCCCGACGAGGCCGAGGACGGCGAAATCGAGCTGGCGAGCGGGCGGGATTTCAGCCAGCGGTTGTTCTTCGGCCAGCCACGCTCCGACGTGGAGCATGGCACTTGGTACTTCGATGGCATGCCGCACCGCGTGCTGATCACCGACCGCCTGCGCATGCCGCCCGGCACCGGACACCTGACCGGCGAGACCCGCAAAGGGGATGCCATCAACACGCTGTTCGACCAGATGCCGGAAGACACCTTGCTTTGTCTCACGATGGTCGCCACGCCGCAGGATGTCCTGGAAGCGGATCTCAACCACCTGGCTAAGAAGGCGGTGGGCGAGACGCTGGCGTCGGAGCAGACGTTGAAGGACGTGCAGGAAGCCCGCTCCCTCATCGGCAGCGCGCACAAGCTCTACCGCGGAACGCTGGCGTTCTACCTGCGCGGACGCGACGAGGCGGAACTGGACCGGCGCGGCCTGGACCTGGCGAACGTGATGCTCAACGCCGGCTTGCAGCCGGTGCGCGAAGACGACGAGGTGGCACCGCTCAACAGCTACTTGCGCTGGCTGCCGTGCTGCTACAACCCCGGCCAGGATCGGCGCAGGTGGTACACCCAACTGATGTTCGCGCAGCACATCGCGAACGTGTCGCCGGTGTGGGGCCGCGCCCAGGGCACGGGGCACCCCGGCATCACGATGTTCAACCGTGGTGGCGGCCCGATCACCTTCGATCCGCTCAATCGCCTGGATCGGCAGATGAACGCCCACCTGTTCCTGTTCGGCCCTACCGGCTCGGGCAAGTCCGCGACGCTCAACAACCTCTTGAACCAGGTCACGGCCATCTATCGGCCGCGGCTGTTCATCGTTGAGGCCGGCAACAGCTTCGGCCTGTTCAGCGATTTCGCACGCAGGCTCGGGCTAACGGTGAACCGGGTAAAGCTGGCCCCAGGCTCCGGTATCAGCCTCGCACCGTTCGCCGATGCGCGCCGGCTGATCGAAACGCCGAGCGACGTGCAGACGCTCGATGCCGACGCGCTGGACGAGGACCTTCCCCCGGATGCCTCGGCCATGGAGGCGGACGAGCAGCGCGACGTGCTCGGCGAATTGGAGATCACGGCGCGGCTGATGATCACCGGCGGCGAGGACAAGGAAGAAGCCCGGATGACGCGGGCCGACCGCTCGCTGATCCGCCAGTGCATCCTCGACGCCGCCGAGCACTGCGTGGCCGAGAAGCGCACGGTGCTCACGCGCGATGTGCGCAACGCGCTGCGCACCCGCGGCCAGGACCCGACGCTGCCCGAGATGCGGCGTGTGCGGCTGCTGGAGATGGCGGACGCGATGGACATGTTCTGCCAAGGCACGGACGGCGAGATGTTCGACCGCGACGGCACGCCGTGGCCCGAGGCGGACATCACCCTGGTGGACCTCGCAACCTACGCCCGCGAGGGCTACAACGCCCAGCTCTCCATCGCCTACATCAGCCTGATCAGCACGGTGAACAACATCGCCGAGCGTGATCAGTACCTGGGACGCCCGATCATCAACGTCACCGACGAAGGGCACATCATCACGAAGAACCCGCTGCTCGCGCCCTATGTCGTGAAAATTACAAAAATGTGGAGAAAGTTGGGGGCCTGGTTCTGGCTCGCGACGCAGAACATCGACGACTTGCCGCGCGCCGCGGAGCCCATGCTCAACATGATCGAGTGGTGGATCTGTCTCAGCATGCCGCCCGATGAAGTCGAGAAGATCGCGCGGTTCCGCGAACTCTCGCCCGCGCAGAAGGCGCTGATGCTTTCGGCGCGCAAAGAGGCGGGGAAATTCACAGAAGGCGTCATCCTCTCCAAGAGCATGGAAGTGCTGTTCCGCGCTGTGCCACCGAGCCTGTACCTCGCCCTCGCGCAGACAGAACCCGAGGAGAAAGCCGAACGCTACCAGCTCATGCAGCAGTACGGCTGCACCGAACTGGAAGCGGCTTTCAAGGTGGCCGAGAAGATCGACCAGGCCCGCGGCATCGAGTCGCCGGCCCTGGAACTGTCGTAA
- a CDS encoding TIGR03745 family integrating conjugative element membrane protein yields MQNRILHSRLAQRAAVALGAAALPALSFAQGLPQLENPTRGTGNGIMETIRNYGYDIIMLVALLVVASMFIGVCYHAYGTYAEIHTGRKTWGQFGLTVAIGAVLLVIGIWLLTEATGIL; encoded by the coding sequence ATGCAAAACCGCATCCTCCATTCCCGTCTTGCCCAGCGCGCCGCTGTGGCACTGGGCGCCGCCGCGCTTCCCGCGCTGTCGTTCGCGCAAGGCTTGCCGCAGTTGGAGAACCCGACCCGCGGCACCGGCAACGGCATCATGGAAACGATCAGGAACTACGGCTACGACATCATCATGCTCGTGGCGCTCCTGGTCGTGGCGTCGATGTTCATCGGCGTCTGCTACCACGCCTACGGCACCTACGCGGAAATCCACACCGGCCGCAAGACCTGGGGCCAGTTCGGCCTCACCGTCGCGATCGGTGCCGTGCTGCTGGTGATCGGCATCTGGCTGCTCACCGAAGCCACCGGCATCCTGTAA